Genomic DNA from Carnobacterium inhibens subsp. inhibens DSM 13024:
GATATTTTATGGGCAAAACAAAATGGTATTCCGGAGGAAATGAACGAGCAAAACAAGCAGCAAATATTATTACTGATCTATTAGATGATTTAAAAACAAACTTAGAAAACGAGTCGCTACAAAATGTATTAGAGAATTATTTTGAAGAATTAGAACAAAAGGGCGCTTCTATTCCTATGATTTTAAGTCGTATGAACTTAGATATTTCTAAAGCAATCAGAAATGATGGAATTACTCTATCAGACTATCAATCTAAAAAACTAAAAGAATTGACTTCCATATCCAATATTAGATATGGATATTAACAGTGTACAAAAATAGATAAATTCAATTATTCCTAATTAAATTAATTTATAAGGTCACAGTAGTTATAGTGACCTTATTTTGTTTAGTCAATATGGAAAGATCAATTAAATTATATAGCCAATCGTTCCTTTAAGTTATCTAATGCTTTTTATAAATATTAAATACATGAAATTAGATAAAGTCGTGTATATAAAACCTTATTAAATCAAGGGTATATATACATGATTTTTTAAGTTAGGAAATCTAAATATTTTAATCGACACTTATAATAGACAGCGAAAAATTAATCAGATCAATACCTGGTAAGTGTCAATTTTAGATAGGAGCTAAACAGCCCTGTATAAAAATTATAAACTGCGTTCTCCAAGATGTTCTGAGAAGCGTAAAAGATAACCATCTGGATCTTGAACTAAAAATTGTCGAACCCCCACTTCTCTGTCTCCTTTTTGATACCATTTTTCTTCTGGATCCATATAAAGCGGCCACTTTTGTTGTTGCAATCGATTGACGATAAGATCAACAGACTCAATCGATATCTGAAAATTAATTCCTCTGCCATAAGGGACATCCAAGTCTCCTGTTATCCAATTTCTTGAAAAACCTCTCTGCTCTAGCATAATATGGGTGTTACCTGACACGAGGTAAGCAAACCCTTCTTCTCTTCGCTCGTATTGGATTGAGAAATCGCATAGAGTACACCAAAAATTTATGCTAGATTCTATATCGGTAATTAGTAATTCTGGG
This window encodes:
- a CDS encoding bacteriocin immunity protein, whose translation is MGKTKWYSGGNERAKQAANIITDLLDDLKTNLENESLQNVLENYFEELEQKGASIPMILSRMNLDISKAIRNDGITLSDYQSKKLKELTSISNIRYGY
- a CDS encoding bleomycin resistance protein, with the translated sequence MSEPSLVPELLITDIESSINFWCTLCDFSIQYERREEGFAYLVSGNTHIMLEQRGFSRNWITGDLDVPYGRGINFQISIESVDLIVNRLQQQKWPLYMDPEEKWYQKGDREVGVRQFLVQDPDGYLLRFSEHLGERSL